The Pseudomonas sp. MM223 genome segment CCATTCCGTATATCCGCGTGAAGGTGGCCGAAGTGGAGCGCCGCTCGGGCTTCGACGCCAAGGCCCACCTGGGCAAGGAACTGGCCCAGGTACTGGAAGTGCTGCCGCGCGACGACCTGTTCCAGACGCCGGTCGATGAGCTGTTCACCACCGTCATGGCGATCGTGCAGATCCAGGAACGCAACAAGATCCGCGTGTTCCTGCGCAAGGACCCGTACGGCCGCTTCTGCTACTGCCTGGCCTACGTCCGCGGGAGATCTACTCCACCGAAGTGCGGCAGAAAATCCAGCAGGTGCTGATGGAGCGCCTGAAGGCCAGCGATTGCGAGTTCTGGACCTTCTTCTCCGAGTCGGTGCTGGCACGTGTGCAATTGATTTTGCGGGTAGACCCGAAAAATCGCATCGACATCGACCCGCAGCAGCTGGAACGCGAAGTGATCCAGGCCTGCCGCTCGTGGCATGACGACTACTCGACGCTGGTGGTCGAGAACTTTGGCGAAGCCCAGGGCACCAACATCCTGGCCGACTTCCCCAAGGGCTTCCCGGCCGGTTACCGTGAGCGCTTCGCCGCGCACTCGGCAGTGGTCGACCTGCAGCATGTGCTGAACCTGTCGGAAAGCAAGCCGCTGGCGATGAGCTTTTACCAGCCGCTGACCCAGGTGGGCGAACGCATCCTGCACTGCAAGCTGTACCACGCCGACACCCCACTGGCGCTGTCCGATGTGCTGCCGATCCTGGAAAACCTCGGCCTGCGTGTGCTGGGCGAGTTCCCGTACCGCCTGCGCCATGCCAGCGGCCGCGAGTACTGGATCCACGACTTCGCCTTCACCTACAGCGAAGGCCTGAGCCTGGATATCCAGCAGCTCAACGACACGCTACAGGACGCCTTCATCCACATCGTCGGCGGCGATGCCGAGAACGATGCCTTCAACCGCCTGGTGCTCACCGCCGGCCTGCCATGGCGCGATGTGGCGCTGCTGCGCGCCTACGCCCGTTACCTCAAGCAGATCCGCCTGGGCTTCGACCTGGGTTACATCGCCAGCACCCTGAACAACCACACCGACATCGCCCGAGAACTGACGCGGTTGTTCAAAACCCGCTTCTACCTGGCCCGCAAGCTCACCCAGGAAGACCTGGACGACAAGCAACTGCGCCTGGAACAAGCGATTTTGACCGCGCTGGACGACGTGCAGGTGCTCAACGAAGACCGCATCCTGCGTCGCTACCTGGACCTGATCAAGGCCACCCTGCGCACCAACTTCTACCAGCCGGACGCCAACGGCCAGAACAAGTCGTACTTCAGCTTCAAGTTCAACCCCAAGCTGATCCCCGAACTGCCCAAGCCGGTACCCAAGTTCGAGATTTTCGTCTATTCGCCGCGTGTCGAGGGCGTGCACCTGCGCTTTGGCAACGTCGCCCGTGGCGGCCTGCGCTGGTCTGATCGCGAGGAAGACTTCCGTACCGAGGTACTGGGCCTGGTCAAAGCCCAGCAGGTGAAGAACTCGGTCATCGTGCCGGTCGGCGCCAAGGGCGGTTTCCTGCCGCGCCGCCTGCCACTGGGCGGCAGCCGTGATGAAATCGCCGCCGAAGGCGTGGCGTGCTACCGCATCTTCATTTCCGGCCTGCTCGACATCACCGACAACCTCAAGGACGGTGGCGTGGTGCCGCCGGCCAACGTGGTGCGTCATGACGATGACGACCCGTACCTGGTGGTGGCAGCGGACAAGGGCACCGCAACCTTCTCCGACATCGCCAACGGCATTGCCATCGACTACGGCTTCTGGCTGGGCGACGCCTTTGCCTCGGGCGGTTCGGCCGGTTACGACCACAAGAAAATGGGCATTACCGCACGCGGCGCCTGGGTGGGCGTGCAGCGTCACTTCCGCGAGCGCGGCATCAATGTGCAGGAAGACCCGATTACCGTCATCGGCGTGGGCGATATGGCCGGCGACGTGTTCGGCAACGGCCTGCTGATGTCGGACAAGCTGCAACTGGTTGCGGCGTTCAACCACCTGCACATCTTCATCGACCCCAACCCGGAGCCTGCGTCCAGCTTTGCCGAGCGCAAGCGCCTGTTCGACCTGCCGCGTTCGGCCTGGAGCGATTACGACACCAGCATCATGTCTGAAGGCGGCGGCATCTTCCCGCGCAGTGCCAAAAGCATCGCCATCAGCCCGCAGATGAAAGAGCGCTTCGCCATTGAAGCCGACCGGCTGACCCCGACCGAGCTGCTGAACGCGCTGCTCAAGGCCCCGGTCGACCTGCTATGGAACGGCGGCATCGGTACCTACGTGAAGGCCAGCACTGAAAGCCACGCCGATGTCGGCGACAAGGCCAACGATGCGCTGCGGGTAAACGGCAACGAACTGCGCTGCAAGGTGGTGGGCGAGGGCGGCAACCTGGGCATGACCCAGCTTGGCCGCGTTGAGTTCGGCCTGAACGGCGGCGCCACCAACACCGACTTCATCGACAACGCCGGTGGCGTGGACTGCTCCGACCACGAGGTCAACATCAAGATCCTGCTGAACGAAGTGGTGCAGGGTGGCGACATGACCGAGAAGCAGCGCAACCAGCTGCTGGGCAGCATGACCGACGAAGTCGGCAACCTGGTGCTGGGCAACAACTACAAGCAGACCCAGGCGCTGTCGCTGGCCGCCCGTCGCGCCCGCGAGCGGATTGCCGAGTACAAGCGCCTGATGGCCGACCTGGAAGGCCGTGGCAAGCTGGACCGCGCCATCGAGTTCCTGCCGTCTGAAGAGCAGCTGGCCGAACGCCTGGCCGCTGGCCAGGGGCTGACCCGCGCCGAGCTGTCGGTGCTGATTTCGTACAGCAAGATCGACCTCAAGGAACAGCTGCTCAAGTCGCTGGTACCGGACGACGACTACCTCACCCGCGACATG includes the following:
- the gdhB_2 gene encoding NAD-specific glutamate dehydrogenase (*Name gdhB_2), whose product is MERLKASDCEFWTFFSESVLARVQLILRVDPKNRIDIDPQQLEREVIQACRSWHDDYSTLVVENFGEAQGTNILADFPKGFPAGYRERFAAHSAVVDLQHVLNLSESKPLAMSFYQPLTQVGERILHCKLYHADTPLALSDVLPILENLGLRVLGEFPYRLRHASGREYWIHDFAFTYSEGLSLDIQQLNDTLQDAFIHIVGGDAENDAFNRLVLTAGLPWRDVALLRAYARYLKQIRLGFDLGYIASTLNNHTDIARELTRLFKTRFYLARKLTQEDLDDKQLRLEQAILTALDDVQVLNEDRILRRYLDLIKATLRTNFYQPDANGQNKSYFSFKFNPKLIPELPKPVPKFEIFVYSPRVEGVHLRFGNVARGGLRWSDREEDFRTEVLGLVKAQQVKNSVIVPVGAKGGFLPRRLPLGGSRDEIAAEGVACYRIFISGLLDITDNLKDGGVVPPANVVRHDDDDPYLVVAADKGTATFSDIANGIAIDYGFWLGDAFASGGSAGYDHKKMGITARGAWVGVQRHFRERGINVQEDPITVIGVGDMAGDVFGNGLLMSDKLQLVAAFNHLHIFIDPNPEPASSFAERKRLFDLPRSAWSDYDTSIMSEGGGIFPRSAKSIAISPQMKERFAIEADRLTPTELLNALLKAPVDLLWNGGIGTYVKASTESHADVGDKANDALRVNGNELRCKVVGEGGNLGMTQLGRVEFGLNGGATNTDFIDNAGGVDCSDHEVNIKILLNEVVQGGDMTEKQRNQLLGSMTDEVGNLVLGNNYKQTQALSLAARRARERIAEYKRLMADLEGRGKLDRAIEFLPSEEQLAERLAAGQGLTRAELSVLISYSKIDLKEQLLKSLVPDDDYLTRDMETAFPPSLVSKFAEAMRRHRLKREIVSTQIANDLVNNMGITFVQRLKESTGMSPANVAGAYVIVRDIFHLPHWFRQIEALDYQVPAEIQLTLMDELMRLGRRATRWFLRSRRNEQDAGRDTAHFGPKIAQLGLKLDELLEGPTRERWMVRYQGFVDAGVPELLARMVAGTSHLYTLLPIIEAADVTGHEPAQVAKAFFAVGSALDLTWYLQEISNLPVENNWQALAREAFRDDIDLQQRAITISVLQMADAPDDMDARVALWAEQHRVMVERWRAMLDDLRNATGTDYAMYAVANRELVDLAMSGQAAVVPS